AACGAATGGCATTCCACAATTTATTGCACCATTGGCGATATCCAACAACCCTCTTGATATCAAGATTTATCTTGTCAGACTGCAAAACAAGAGAGATTCTATAAAAAGATGAATTGGAAGCTTATAATACTACAACAGAAACTCAAATGGGTGTGACTATAACCTGAGAAGTGTAAGAAATCAGTGCGAAACGGAGTGCATCAGTGCCACATTCAGCAATGCCATCAGGAAAATCTTTCTTCTTCCCTTCTCTTGCAACACTTAACTCATTTGGATCCAGGTTGCCTTCTTCCAAACGTTTTAGGAGATCTTCAAGTGTCGTACCGTTTATCACCTCAAGGGGATCAACAACATTACCAAGTGACTTCGACATTTTGCGGCCATGTGCATCACGGATCATAGGATGCAAATACACCTGCAAAAGAGGGTGCAATCATGACTCAGTATGCGAGACAATTAAAGCATATCTTCAACTAGAAAAGAATTGAAGCTCAATACGGTTGGTTAAATAAGTAGTTTCGGAATTTAAAGAGAAGCACCTTCCATCCAGAAAAGAAAAGGGTGAGTTAATGAGTTTAAGCATTTAACACTACATGATAGTCTCAATCAAGCACACAGTACAATATGACAAAGGACGATGATGACAGAAATGTAACTTGTGTTCAAAATTAACTAAGAACAGAGTTCATGCAGGAAGATGACCCGTTGACACAAATGACAGATCGCGGAATAATAATTGAAAAAGGGCGGAAGTTTCTCCAACGAGTATCTGGAAAACTTATAGTGCACTATATTGTCTAACAATTACGCTCTCATTTTTTGAACTGAACCTTGTCTGTAACATCCACATACTCCAACTACCAAGGTTTAAGGTAGATTGCCGTGAGTAACATATCTTCAGAGTTCAATCAGGACAACACTGGGATGGCATGTAGAGGCAAATGGCAGAGCAGCAAATAGTGCAAAATGGACAACCTCATTAATCCATTCAGCAAATGTCTGTAGAATTCATAATGCATGATTTTGTGAAACAATGGTGGTTATGCACTGCCACTATTAAATGTAGATTGCTTCAGTTTTTGGACATTTGGGCATAGCTACTGTTACACTAAAGCAAAGTTTCACTATGTCCAGGCCTATGGAGACAGAAGGAAGAGGTAGCTATAAGCTAAAGAGTGCGCACAAGGAATTAGATTATTTATGTATAATGGATTATTAGAACTGTAGAATACAGTTTAATTGGCAGAGAAAAACATTTGTGTCGTTACCTTCTGAAATGGCACATCACCACCAAGTTGCATACCCATCATCACCATACGTGCCACCCAGAAGAAGAGAATATCAAGTCCAGTTTCAAGTACTGAAGTAGGGTAGAAAGCACGAAGATCAGCAGTATCATCTGGCCAACCAAGCACTGTCAATGGGAAGAGACCAGATGAAAACCAAGTATCCAAAACGTCAGGATCTTGATTTAACTGGAATTTCTTCCCCGGATACTTTTTCTGTGCCTCAAGCATTGCATCACATTCATTCCTTGCGACTATCCAACGGTCATTGTTTGATCCCAGATCATTCAATTGCTCATCCTCTAGTGTCACATACCACGCAGGTACACGATGTCCCCACCAGAGTTGCCTTGAAACACACCAATCGCGTATATTTTCAAGCCATCTGCAAGAATGGTGGATGGATCATGTTTCTTGATATTTCATTACTTTCACCTGAAGTCTGCAAGAGGTGGCACTTGTAACTAGGCAAAAGAAGATACCTGTACCAGTCTTGTTCATATTGTTGCGGAATAATCTCAATTTTTTTGGACCTTACAGCATCAAGACCTGCCTTTGCCATCGTATGGCAATTAACAAACCATTGAGGCTTTATCATAGGTTCCACTACATCATTACTTCTTGAACAAATGCCCAAATTCATTTCATTCTTTTTTGTGTCCTTGTACAACCCCTTAATTGGCAGAATAAAACATTGTTAGTCCAAAACTCAGAACTACGTACTTAATTAAACCCAAATGAAATAAATTGGAAAAGGCAAAAAACAAACAAAGATCAGTCTAAAGTGATTAGTAAAGGTAAATAGTTGGTCACTGGATTCCACAGGCATGCAAATTATATTTCTAATAAGAAATGAGAATCCGTTACGATGGATACCCAACCAAAATGGGATAACATGAAGAAGCCTTGAAGCAACATATACATAAACTACCAAAACACATATTTCTCATAAAAAGAACGCTGTACTGAGAGACTCATTAACTAGATTAATCAGAACGGGTGAAGGACAACCATGTAAGAGGTAGAAATGTTTATCAAGAATCAATATTGCTTAAGGCTAGCAAGTTCCAATTTGTTTTTTGTAGTAAGTGTTAACAAAATAGAAATGTGAATATTACATTACATAGTTCATGATATTTCACTGTATAGTCTCTCTTTGTATGACATCACCTAAATTTATACTAATCCAGCGCAATAACCCAACAACCATTCTTCAAATACTACATCATAAACGTTATGCACCAATAGCTAAATGAAACCAGTAATACCTTTTCCTTCAGTGCATCAATAACTGCAACCCGAGCAGCAAATCTTGCCATTCCTTCAAATTGTGCACCTCCATTGCTGTTTATCTTCCCATCATCTGTGAAGATATTGATGAACTCTAGGTTGTGTCGTTTTCCAACCTCAAAGTCATTTGGGTCATGGGCAGGTGTAATCTGCAAAACGAGCACACAACAATAAAAGCTGaggtgggtgtgtgtgtgtgtggggggggggggggggggggggggggttatatGCAGAAGGTTCAACTAGGTAAGCTGAAATAAAAATAAATTAGGTCAGTCCTAGGCATATTATAACATACCTTGACAGCCCCAGTACCGAAAGTGGGATCCACTAACACAGCATCACAGATTATTTTGAGTTTTCGGCCATTGAACGGGTGAATGGCATGCTTTCCATGCAGATGCTTATACCTTTTATCCTCAGGATGAACAGCTATTGCCGTATCACCGAGCATTGTTTCAATTCTTGTTGTTGCGACAATAATTTCACCTAGTCCTTCTTCAAGAGGATAGGCAAAGGATATCAACACACCAAACTGTACAGGACTACTATAACCAGGGACCTTCAGCATAGTTTCCTCTTTAAGCTCTAGATGATCCACCTGAGAAAACAGCATTTTTAATAAAGTTGATCTTAGTCATGGGTGTGGAATCAAACTGTACAGTGTAGACAATATAATAAGCTTTATTAACCTCTATGTCAGATATTGCTGTTAAAAGTGTGCAGTCCCAATTCACAAGGCGGTAATCCCTGTAAAGGACCAAATCATACATAAGAGGTAAGAAAACTAGGTCGGTCATTGAATGACATAGAGATGATAGTTAAAAATATGTTAACACTTACAGCAACAGAAGGAGAGGAAACTAACCTATAAATTAGGCCATCTTTGTGCAACCTAACAAATGCTTCAGTTACAGCTTTCGATCGTTGATCATCCATTGTGAAACACTGATACACGAGTTAAGATCAAGTTGGTAATTTCAAAGAAATATAAAAGTAAAAAAACAAGTGCATGTGTTTTTTTCTCAACTAAAGAAAACAGGAATTTTACCTCACGGGACCAATCAAGCGAAGCCCCAAGCCTACGTAATTGACCCAGTATGGTACCACCGTACTGATCTTTCCATTTCAGAACCTGACCGAAAGATGATGACAAAAAATAGAATAAGCAAGAAAATGATTACCACAATGGAATCAAATTAAGCCCAGTGTGAAGCTATGCTCACTGCGATTTTCATGACTACATCGGATGTTGAGCCCGATTATTAATATTCCATAGTATAAAGGTGATGATTAAATGAACTATGATCTGACACAGGAGAAGATGAACAACAAACATAACCATGTATTAAGGGGAATAGGTGCTTACTTCAGATATAAATTTGTCACGGCCTATGTCATGCCTTGTCAGCTTCCTTTCACGCATTAGCTTCTTTTCCACTACAACCTGGCTTAGGAGAACAGATTATTAAATCAAACAGAGGGTGTAGAATATAATGCAGGTTGAAGTCTATACAAAATAACTACATTCGGCAACACCATACAAGATTTAGTTTCATTTGCTAAAAGGAAAAAGTAAAGTCTGATAAAGAGAAAGTACATCATTCTGCCAAAACTAAAATATCCATGTGGCCATTTCTTCTACTTAGGTGCATGCAAAATTGGCAAGTCTACCAGTAAGGCAGTAACACGGTAAGAAACATCTGGTCTATGGAAATAGTGTTCCAAATATTTTTGCCAATATTACAAAGAAGATATACTAACTGGGCCTAGAACCCCTGTTGGCAGCTTTATTTTAGTGGTGGCACACGAACTACAGACACGGTATTTTTTCATAAGTTGAGTGACAGCAAGTGCCACCAAAGAAGATATGAGTAACTTTGTACTATATGTGTATGTCATTCACAAGATGAACTTAATCAAGTCCAAGATACAGACCTGTGTAGCAATGCCAGCATGGTCCACTCCTGGGACCCACAGAGCATTATATCCCGACATTCTCCTCCACCTTATCATAGCGTCCTGCATTGTTGAAACAAAATAAAAGCAAAGAGCTTAGAATGTCTCGTGAATGACCAGGGAATGGCAAATAGGTCTCACATCTCTACAAGCATAAAATTTACACCTCTATAGCCACAGTAAGTGCATGACCAATATGAAGCGCTCCAGTCACATTCGGAGGTGGTAGAACCTGAAATGAAATGACTTAGCACTTTTGCTGGAAGGAAATCCAAATCCACATTTGTACAAAAACACTAGTGATCCCATAAGATGACAGTATGCTAACCCAGCTCCCAGTGCACATCTTGCATGAAGCTCATAAGAAGTGGGTCACTTACTATAACAAAAGGTGGTTTTGTGCTTGCGGGGTCTGCCCCAAAATATCCTGCTGACTCCCACCAGGAGTACCACCTACATTGTGGGGAAAAAAGGTATTCAGTTCAGGTAGGCGTTTCAGATGCTATGAATTACAAATACGAGAAAAGCAGACTAGCATCTTACGATTTTTCAACTGCGCTCGGGCTATACTGCTTAGCCATTTGAGGTGCAAGCGATTTCTTCTCCCCGCTAGGGGTCTCAGGGTCAATGAAATCCTCGGGGTTTTCATCCCCCGCagccttcttcttttgcttcttcTCACTTTTCTTAGGTCCATCCGAAGTTGCCTGAGCCTGCAGACGACGAAGTCAGCACAAACCCATCTCCACCAAGCAATTTCAGCACCAAACTCATTTAAGAATGTTGCAACCTGGAGCCTAGCAGTCTCCTTTTGCTTTGCCTTGAGCTTTTTCTCCTCTTTCTCTCTAGCCTGCAAGTAGAACAACACTCAACCCATAAGCGATCTTTTCCCATAAACATAACGAATAATTTTACCTTACCACTGAACCTGTAGTTTCTAACATCAGCACAATTCACAGATGGCCACACAACCAATTCGGGAGAACTGGTTGTCAATTACCAATGCGCGTCAAAACGAACAACAACACAAGGACGAAATTCGCGAAAGCAAGTAATCACGGGGCTCGGCCAAGCATACCTTCTGCTCTTTCTTCAGTTTCCGCTCCCGCTCTAGCTCCAGCTCCTTGTCGTCAAGCTGCTGCTCGCATCACCACCAAAAGAGAGAGGAGAGAAATCGGGTGAGCCGCTGATAATAAACAGAGCGCAGAATTGAACTGCCGTCGCGGCAACTTCCGCACAAACCTTCTCCTCTGAAGCCGCCTTCCCCGGTGCCTGCGCCGCGGGCTGCACGAGGCCAGCAAAACTCGAATCAGAGGCGCGCGAGCGAAGAGATCCATCGATGGGAGCGGACGAGCGCGGGGTTACCTTCTCCATGGTGAGAGATCGGGTGGTGCGGCTGGTCGCGCCGCCGGCGCCTGCTTGGACGTTGCGGAGCACGGCGAGAGCAGAGGGTCCCTGAGAGGTTAGGGTTTTGCGGGATTTCTTTTGGTTTTCGAGGATGGTGAAAGGGATTAGAGGATACCGTGCCCAAGTgtgacactgacatgtgggtTTATCAGATGGGCCGGGATGCCATCGCTTTGTGGCCCGGGATGCCTCTCCCTGAATGGGGCGGCCTAGGAAAACCCATATATCTGGCCCAGCAGGGCAGCACTTGTTCCTAAGCCCAATAAACCGTTCCCCCTTgagttttttttttaaacaacTCCCTCCTTGAGCCCTTAATTTTACCATTCTCAGCCACGGCACGGCCCCCTTTCGCAAAAACCCTAATACCTAAACTCCATTGCGGCCACGTCCCATACTCGGTTGAGATCACATCCGTAGCCTCTAATCTAACCAAATCGAAGAAAGAGGAGAAGCGCAAATCCAAGGATGCCTCCGGTTTTTTTTCCCGAGAACCAAGGATGCCTCCGTTAACCCTATTGACGTCGTCGATACCTCGTCGCGGAAGAGGCTGGGGAAAAGATCGATGGCTACATGATCAAGGCCCAGTCCCTGGTCGCTCCCCTAGACACCTGCACTTGGTCACGCCTCATCGAGAACTATGATTGTCTCAACATCTACGTCGGTCGCTACACCTCCGCCAAGAGCCTTCCTCCCGGGCACCAAGTTGGCCATCCTGCTCATCGGCCGCCGTTCCCAAGCACCACTACGTGAAGGTCAAACACCCTGACCATGGAGCACCATGGTGAGCTCTGATTTTTTTTATGTGCAATTTGATGTTCTGACACCGCCACCCCAGCCAGTCCTCTGCCTCAAACACTTCAGCAGCTGGTCTGTAGGTTCGTGTGGCCGGAGGACCGTGGACAGTGATGTGGTTGCTTGATGTCCATGTGGAGTGTGGCTCGGCATGAGGTGAGATTCCTATATATGATAACCTAGTTGTATACTACAATTTCTTCAAAGAGAATTAAGATTGGCAACATAGTTGGTATTTGCAATGTGTTAAAATTGCTACTTAAATTGGTTTAAAGCTACTGAAATTTCCTTTTTTTAGATTTTTCCTGCAAATACTGATTGTTACAAATTTAACTCGCTACTTAAATTTCGTACAAATGAGGGTCTCAAGGGAGCAACAGGAAGCACAGATCACAACAATCACCAACAGCAAATGTTTGCTCTTCATGCTTTGTTTTGATGTACAAATACAAGCTTCATGGTAGGCATGGTAAGCTTGCCTCTTCTTTTCTTCAACATGCGTTGCTTCATTTGTTGGGTTGGAGAGTGAGGGAGAGAAAATTGACGTACTTTTGTTCCAAGCATCCTGTTGCAAATGAAGAAAGTGCAAAGTCGCTAGATTACTTCCATTTTTCTCTATATATCATGATATGCATGTGGTAGTTCTCTAAATCTTGTACATATGTTTTCTCTAAATCATGTGGTAGTTCTAAATTCTCTACATGTGTCATGATGGTGAGGGTAGCAGAGGTGACAACAAACGGCGGTTCTGTATGCACCGCTGTGGTGGACTGGCCAGGGAGCAATTAACTTGTACTTGTATTTGGTCAAGGATGGAGATGGATTCGAGAGAGATGTCGCTGGGAGCACCATTTTTGTACCAGCCATTTTTCCGTCCTCTCTCGGTTATCCCTCTCGTTGGGAGGAGGatgacactactagggaaaaggctagcagtagcgcggggtttTGCCTTAGCAGTAGCGGGGcccagcgctactactaacaaTACATAGCAGTAGTGTGCTTGCTAAgcaccgcgctactgctaatagcaGCAGCGCCTCTTTCAAGAGCACGTTGCTGCTAAAAGCACGCTGCTACTCCGTGCATTCCCGCGCTATTGCTAATTTTTTCTGTATTTTTTTCTGCAGCATATTGGCGTTGTATTTGTACAGGTTTTATACAGTAGTCTGATCATATGATTTTATGatcatgatgagttattatatatatatatatatcagtgggtgaaagaGATGTGGATTAGATCGAAATGGAGGCAACATGATACAGATCcaaagtactactaatccaaacttgatcactTTAGTTTGGATAAGTAGTACTTTCGATCTGCaccatgttgcctccacttgaatctaatcaacgtttatttcacccactgatatagatatatatatatatatatatatatatatatatatatatatatatatatatatataataactcatcatgttcataatgatactccctccttttcggtttatagggctcaattcagaaatctcaccaaccaaggtagatggtgagtggtggaatactttttgtagtttgcaaaagcacccaattaatgctcttgtttttctcaaaaaaatatgtttaccaatgcattaattgcaatgcatacatgcataaagtacatgcattggtcaattttctcttaatacttgcatgcgatgatttaatgcaccttgaaatctgaacttgtgatggggaacaaccaaattgagccttataaagtggaaaaactaaaatttcgAGATAAGCCTtataaaccgaaaaggagggagtataaCAACTCAACATCATCGTCATAATAACTAGATCGTTGACGGCGCGCGTTGCCGCATCCATCTACTTTAAATGTTGTAGCATAGTGTTACGAATTTGTGTAAAAACATGGAGTC
The Aegilops tauschii subsp. strangulata cultivar AL8/78 chromosome 3, Aet v6.0, whole genome shotgun sequence genome window above contains:
- the LOC109770459 gene encoding valine--tRNA ligase, mitochondrial 1 isoform X3, translating into MEKPAAQAPGKAASEEKLDDKELELERERKLKKEQKAREKEEKKLKAKQKETARLQAQATSDGPKKSEKKQKKKAAGDENPEDFIDPETPSGEKKSLAPQMAKQYSPSAVEKSWYSWWESAGYFGADPASTKPPFVIVLPPPNVTGALHIGHALTVAIEDAMIRWRRMSGYNALWVPGVDHAGIATQVVVEKKLMRERKLTRHDIGRDKFISEVLKWKDQYGGTILGQLRRLGASLDWSRECFTMDDQRSKAVTEAFVRLHKDGLIYRDYRLVNWDCTLLTAISDIEVDHLELKEETMLKVPGYSSPVQFGVLISFAYPLEEGLGEIIVATTRIETMLGDTAIAVHPEDKRYKHLHGKHAIHPFNGRKLKIICDAVLVDPTFGTGAVKITPAHDPNDFEVGKRHNLEFINIFTDDGKINSNGGAQFEGMARFAARVAVIDALKEKGLYKDTKKNEMNLGICSRSNDVVEPMIKPQWFVNCHTMAKAGLDAVRSKKIEIIPQQYEQDWYRWLENIRDWCVSRQLWWGHRVPAWYVTLEDEQLNDLGSNNDRWIVARNECDAMLEAQKKYPGKKFQLNQDPDVLDTWFSSGLFPLTVLGWPDDTADLRAFYPTSVLETGLDILFFWVARMVMMGMQLGGDVPFQKVYLHPMIRDAHGRKMSKSLGNVVDPLEVINGTTLEDLLKRLEEGNLDPNELSVAREGKKKDFPDGIAECGTDALRFALISYTSQSDKINLDIKRVVGYRQWCNKLWNAIRFAMGKLGDHYAPPATIVVSSMPPVCKWILSVLNKAIGKTVTSLEAYKFADATSAIYSWWQYQLCDVFIEAVKPYFFNDSQEFDSARAACRDALWVCLDNGLRLLHPFMPYVTEELWQRLPQPKDSCRKTSIMISEYPSVVKEWADDKLESEFGIILDTVNKLRSLKPPTDTNERRPAFALCRGEDIAATVQCYQSLVVSLSSVSSLKILAESDETPPDCSTAVVNKDLSVYLQLQGALNAEVELEKLRKKRDEIQKLQHALSQKMEASGYREKAPPSVQEEDMRKLTAFFEQLRVIGEAEKKLDA
- the LOC109770459 gene encoding valine--tRNA ligase, mitochondrial 1 isoform X2, with the protein product MEKPAAQAPGKAASEEKQLDDKELELERERKLKKEQKAREKEEKKLKAKQKETARLQAQATSDGPKKSEKKQKKKAAGDENPEDFIDPETPSGEKKSLAPQMAKQYSPSAVEKSWYSWWESAGYFGADPASTKPPFVIVLPPPNVTGALHIGHALTVAIEDAMIRWRRMSGYNALWVPGVDHAGIATQVVVEKKLMRERKLTRHDIGRDKFISEVLKWKDQYGGTILGQLRRLGASLDWSRECFTMDDQRSKAVTEAFVRLHKDGLIYRDYRLVNWDCTLLTAISDIEVDHLELKEETMLKVPGYSSPVQFGVLISFAYPLEEGLGEIIVATTRIETMLGDTAIAVHPEDKRYKHLHGKHAIHPFNGRKLKIICDAVLVDPTFGTGAVKITPAHDPNDFEVGKRHNLEFINIFTDDGKINSNGGAQFEGMARFAARVAVIDALKEKGLYKDTKKNEMNLGICSRSNDVVEPMIKPQWFVNCHTMAKAGLDAVRSKKIEIIPQQYEQDWYRWLENIRDWCVSRQLWWGHRVPAWYVTLEDEQLNDLGSNNDRWIVARNECDAMLEAQKKYPGKKFQLNQDPDVLDTWFSSGLFPLTVLGWPDDTADLRAFYPTSVLETGLDILFFWVARMVMMGMQLGGDVPFQKVYLHPMIRDAHGRKMSKSLGNVVDPLEVINGTTLEDLLKRLEEGNLDPNELSVAREGKKKDFPDGIAECGTDALRFALISYTSQSDKINLDIKRVVGYRQWCNKLWNAIRFAMGKLGDHYAPPATIVVSSMPPVCKWILSVLNKAIGKTVTSLEAYKFADATSAIYSWWQYQLCDVFIEAVKPYFFNDSQEFDSARAACRDALWVCLDNGLRLLHPFMPYVTEELWQRLPQPKDSCRKTSIMISEYPSVVKEWADDKLESEFGIILDTVNKLRSLKPPTDTNERRPAFALCRGEDIAATVQCYQSLVVSLSSVSSLKILAESDETPPDCSTAVVNKDLSVYLQLQGALNAEVELEKLRKKRDEIQKLQHALSQKMEASGYREKAPPSVQEEDMRKLTAFFEQLRVIGEAEKKLDA
- the LOC109770459 gene encoding valine--tRNA ligase, mitochondrial 1 isoform X1, whose amino-acid sequence is MEKVTPRSSAPIDGSLRSRASDSSFAGLVQPAAQAPGKAASEEKQLDDKELELERERKLKKEQKAREKEEKKLKAKQKETARLQAQATSDGPKKSEKKQKKKAAGDENPEDFIDPETPSGEKKSLAPQMAKQYSPSAVEKSWYSWWESAGYFGADPASTKPPFVIVLPPPNVTGALHIGHALTVAIEDAMIRWRRMSGYNALWVPGVDHAGIATQVVVEKKLMRERKLTRHDIGRDKFISEVLKWKDQYGGTILGQLRRLGASLDWSRECFTMDDQRSKAVTEAFVRLHKDGLIYRDYRLVNWDCTLLTAISDIEVDHLELKEETMLKVPGYSSPVQFGVLISFAYPLEEGLGEIIVATTRIETMLGDTAIAVHPEDKRYKHLHGKHAIHPFNGRKLKIICDAVLVDPTFGTGAVKITPAHDPNDFEVGKRHNLEFINIFTDDGKINSNGGAQFEGMARFAARVAVIDALKEKGLYKDTKKNEMNLGICSRSNDVVEPMIKPQWFVNCHTMAKAGLDAVRSKKIEIIPQQYEQDWYRWLENIRDWCVSRQLWWGHRVPAWYVTLEDEQLNDLGSNNDRWIVARNECDAMLEAQKKYPGKKFQLNQDPDVLDTWFSSGLFPLTVLGWPDDTADLRAFYPTSVLETGLDILFFWVARMVMMGMQLGGDVPFQKVYLHPMIRDAHGRKMSKSLGNVVDPLEVINGTTLEDLLKRLEEGNLDPNELSVAREGKKKDFPDGIAECGTDALRFALISYTSQSDKINLDIKRVVGYRQWCNKLWNAIRFAMGKLGDHYAPPATIVVSSMPPVCKWILSVLNKAIGKTVTSLEAYKFADATSAIYSWWQYQLCDVFIEAVKPYFFNDSQEFDSARAACRDALWVCLDNGLRLLHPFMPYVTEELWQRLPQPKDSCRKTSIMISEYPSVVKEWADDKLESEFGIILDTVNKLRSLKPPTDTNERRPAFALCRGEDIAATVQCYQSLVVSLSSVSSLKILAESDETPPDCSTAVVNKDLSVYLQLQGALNAEVELEKLRKKRDEIQKLQHALSQKMEASGYREKAPPSVQEEDMRKLTAFFEQLRVIGEAEKKLDA